From the genome of Aspergillus chevalieri M1 DNA, chromosome 8, nearly complete sequence, one region includes:
- a CDS encoding uncharacterized protein (COG:S;~EggNog:ENOG410PQZF;~InterPro:IPR036047,IPR032675;~go_function: GO:0005515 - protein binding [Evidence IEA]), with protein MASFVSLSAELILMIAQELTESEDLFNFRQSCRYLQHCSKPHYLRRYFYRRRHMFSRHSLEVLQKIVSDDALSITLHELVIGIDHLTDEPPLEDPLPFQLWVEDSSMRTNLDVNRSSYNQYLADQNNLLDSGLGAAYLTGILSKTKNCKALTIDNDHRSWGAGFLKRQTGVYPTTDLNWRDSQEFIAKAVEAVFVALTASGVQLQALEIYTSPDMPPISPEALALPWLQPLELPFSASLISLVLAIETGDVYDLEPRAWPKIVTRFILHFPSLETLGLFFEPRIEPECFHAISQALYIPRLRTLKLSTVSCTGDDLTQLFRSHQATLQEDDMDICIQGDDIAFPSVKIEASGGSRA; from the exons ATGGCGAGTTTTGTCAGCCTCAGCGCTGAGCTCATCCTAATGATTGCTCAAGAGCTCACAGAGAGTGAAGACCTGTTTAATTTCCGACAGAGTTGCAGGTATCTTCAGCACTGCTCAAAGCCTCATTATTTGCGGCGTTATTTTTACCGGCGTCGCCATATGTTCAGTAGGCATAGCCTTGAGGTCCTCCAAAAAATAGTATCTGATGATGCGCTTAGCATCACATTACATGAGCTGGTGATCGGAATCGACCATCTGACGGATGAACCGCCTCTTGAGGATCCCTTACCATTTCAGTTGTGGGTGGAGGATTCCTCCATGCGAACCAACCTAGATGTCAATAGGAGCAGTTACAATCAGTATCTAGCCGATCAAAACAACCTGCTAGACTCTGGACTGGGCGCTGCATACCTCACGGGCATCCTCTCGAAGACCAAAAACTGCAAAGCCCTGACTATTGATAATGACCATCGGTCCTGGGGCGCTGGTTTCCTGAAAAGACAAACCGGTGTTTACCCGACTACTGATCTCAACTGGAGGGACAGTCAGGAATTTATTGCAAAGGCAGTTGAAGCGGTTTTTGTAGCTTTGACTGCCAGTGGTGTTCAGCTTCAAGCCTTGGAAATCTATACTAGTCCCGATATGCCACCGATCAGCCCTGAAGCCCTTGCGCTCCCCTGGCTCCAGCCTTTAGAGCTTCCCTTCTCAGCCAGTCTTATCAGCTTAGTACTCGCCATAGAGACTGGGGATGTTTACGATCTTGAACCAAGGGCATGGCCAAAGATTGTCACTAGATTCATCCTCCATTTTCCAAGCCTCGAGACACTCGGACTCTTTTTCGAACCTCGAATCGAGCCTGAATGTTTCCATGCAATTAGCCAGGCTCTGTACATTCCACGTCTTCGGACGCTGAAGTTATCGACGGTTAGCTGCACGGGGGATGATTTAACCCAGCTCTTCCGGTCTCATCAAGCCACTTTACAAGAG gatgatatggatatctGCATCCAGGGGGATGATATTGCTTTTCCATCAGTTAAGATCGAAGCTAGTGGAGGTTCCCGGGCCTAA
- the UFD4 gene encoding HECT-type E3 ubiquitin transferase UFD4 (BUSCO:EOG092609O9;~COG:O;~EggNog:ENOG410PGIG;~InterPro:IPR016024,IPR000569,IPR035983,IPR011989;~PFAM:PF00632;~go_function: GO:0004842 - ubiquitin-protein transferase activity [Evidence IEA]), which yields MARQRATLRRQDPREDSRSVPSSAAAAGTAATASSYPDNTRTATTTAAASRASSTSRVTRSAARVAAESPQSTSHGPSPSNLAAGPAQPRSRKRKAHTRLDQSLDIPTQPKSSSPPQRPKRQRLGASPQTAPAPAPAVTRRGNRTRPTMSQPGPSSRPTEETPKIPTSPPTNRRKSSKHAKVSQDRLATTQSPPPRRHKKRSGRTDQDVIMKDAEEEIASPEQEDDEDDEDMDDHESSPPSDSNDGTNPSALDDEDGDPFGSAILGGRGPLGLQSTLRALSGMMSGMTSRLREILCNLRMKEDPSIQLIALQELSDLLLVSNEDNLAGAFAPDPYVKELVALMQPSEFGEENPEIMLLACRCLANLMEALQGSVANVVYGGAVPVLCQKLLDIQFIDLAEQALSTLSKISVDFPGSIVREGGLTACLTYLDFFPTSTQRTAVTTAANCCRNLSTDSFPVVRDVMPTLLNVLSSNDPKVVEQGCLCVSRIVESFKHKPGKLEELIEPAMLKAVLRLLLPGTTNLIGPHIHTQFLRVLAITCKASPRLSAELLRMDVVDTLYQILTGVSPPQLDKSSVKMDGVLVMQALIHRPREQVFETLNVICELLPGVPASQASEEDGVLSAYFETNMTLGSHSPKTKESAKKRRSLLMECKTQLKRFAMILLPTLTDAFSSTVNLGVRQKVLVAQLKMLHNLDIALIEEALRTVPYASFLGAILSQKDHPSLVSLALRCAELLFQRLEHVYQYQFHREGVISEIVKLSEESLSTERNKQIQGSPSTSTMDDARSTDGDETADDNPTSDIEGQEGDEDEDGDDDNENDDEDDDQDTYPDDGDISVSDSLAFDTRLSTKIETMLQDLVVRDARAFVEMYEASEGKDMRNKALEILDQLQALAADIKACYKDTAGDRNGLPLFKKLASYFDGDALESITSSELLNSGVINVLLDVFGDFQSPSTREARTAFLQAFMGTAISEKAQSQSTATTPFSVLINKLQDLLSRTEHFEVMTVNQNSLENSRSNAIHMLGKQIRLKLVADEDSDIPRTYKNIMVSIHAIATFKSLDDFLHPRISLADRPRASNSRDTLLSQLANAARLREQLTGNSDKSSGSGNESPRSSSAAAHPSSRPNGPSVNDPSSTEEPQRAKPRRSGRHQQAQDDEEEAQHNEPLECADARQVSDGEDDEDDDGDGADALNAIVDDMDDDEPENHGHDPSAVNMEVASTGKVTARKEDGTRVSTPSQSTPVSKSSSSRPAQTSTGNSLATTGRPSSYAAAIASPSQDWHIEFSIDGKPLSNETTIYRAVHHDRENVDVSSRNVWSAIHTIKFKRVPGPPPPEPSTAASGLTESTVADNEMPRSLNKDPTTASILRLLGSLHEMNATLDDILAEIKDLMAIKPEPLAQFINTKLTAKLNRQLEEPLIVASSCLPTWSEDLARLFPFLFPFETRHLFLQSTAFGYSRAMLRWHNSHGDDNRHDRPDDRPFLGRLQRQKVRISRSRILESAMKVMELYGSSPSILEIEYFEEVGTGLGPTLEFYSTISKEFSKKKLKMWRENDCNHDDEYAFGKRGLFPAPMSDAQASQESGKKQLQLFKILGKFVARSMLDSRIIDVFFNSAFFRIADSSSSVAPSLGTVKAVDHDLANSLMLLKRFASAKKAVEDNKDLSASDKAQALQQVEVDGVKVDDLGLDFTLPGYPSIDLIEDGSNTLVTIENVDLYVDRVVDMTLGSGVRRQVEAFRSGFSQVFAYSSLKTFTPSELVILFGQSEEDWSIETLMDSIKADHGFNMDSRSVRNLLQTMSEFNLQQRRDFLQFVTGSPKLPIGGFKSLTPIFTVVCRPSEPPYTPDDYLPSVMTCVNYLKLPDYSSLDVLRERLSVAIKEGQGAFHLS from the exons ATGGCCAGACAAAGGGCCACCTTACGCCGCCAGGACCCTCGTGAGGACTCTCGCTCCGTACCCTCTTCCGCCGCCGCTGCTGGAACCGCCGCCACTGCGTCCAGCTATCCGGATAATACTCGCACCGCTACCACCACCGCTGCTGCTTCTAGAGCCTCTTCTACCTCGAG AGTTACTCGCTCAGCAGCGAGAGTTGCCGCAGAGTCCCCCCAGTCCACTAGCCACGGTCCGTCGCCCTCGAATCTCGCCGCTGGACCGGCCCAGCCTCGTTCCCGCAAGCGCAAGGCCCATACTCGCCTTGATCAGTCTCTGGATATCCCAACACAACCGAAATCTTCTTCACCGCCCCAGAGACCAAAGCGACAGCGGCTCGGTGCTTCTCCTCAGACGGCTCCCGCTCCTGCTCCCGCTGTTACGCGTCGTGGTAATCGGACCCGTCCGACAATGTCACAACCAGG TCCGTCCTCACGACCTACGGAGGAAACTCCGAAGATCCCGACGTCTCCTCCAACCAACCGACGAAAGTCTAGCAAGCATGCCAAGGTCTCGCAAG ATCGACTTGCAACGACTCAGTCTCCACCTCCTCGTCGACACAAGAAGCGTTCGGGTAGGACGGACCAGGATGTAATTATGAAAGATGCCGAAGAGGAAATAGCGAGTCCAGAgcaagaagatgatgaagatgatgaggatatggATGACCACGAGTCGTCGCCGCCCAGCGATAGTAACGATGGCACAAATCCTTCTGCTTTGGATGACGAAGACGGAGACCCATTCGGCAGCGCCATTTTAGGTGGTCGCGGTCCTCTGGGACTTCAAAGCACTCTCCGGGCACTCAGTGGTATGATGTCGGGGATGACCTCACGGTTGCGGGAAATTCTCTGCAACTTACGCATGAAAGAGGATCCCTCCATCCAATTGATTGCCCTGCAGGAGCTGTCTGATCTCCTGCTTGTCTCCAACGAGGATAATCTGGCCGGGGCTTTCGCTCCAGATCCATATGTCAAGGAACTCGTTGCATTGATGCAACCTAGTGAATTTGGCGAGGAGAACCCGGAGATTATGCTCCTTGCCTGCCGCTGTTTGGCGAACTTGATGGAAGCCCTGCAGGGCTCAGTAGCCAATGTGGTATATGGTGGCGCTGTACCCGTCTTGTGTCAGAAGCTCTTGGATATTCAGTTCATCGATTTGGCCGAGCAAGCTCTTAGT ACTCTCTCCAAGATTTCAGTTGACTTTCCTGGCTCCATCGTACGGGAAGGTGGTTTGACAGCTTGCTTGACCTACCTTGACTTTTTCCCAACTAGTACACAACGTACAGCTGTGACCACCGCTGCGAACTGTTGTCGCAATCTTTCTACAGATTCATTTCCCGTCGTTCGTGATGTGATGCCAACGCTTCTCAATGTTCTTTCCAGCAACGATCCCAAGGTTGTTGAGCAAGGATGCCTGTGTGTGTCTCGAATCGTGGAGAGCTTCAAGCATAAGCCAGGAAAGTTAGAAGAACTCATCGAGCCCGCCATGCTCAAAGCTGTACTTCGTCTTTTGTTGCCCGGAACCACCAATTTAATCGGCCCACACATCCATACTCAGTTCCTCCGGGTTCTCGCCATCACCTGCAAGGCCAGTCCTCGTTTATCTGCGGAGCTCCTCCGGATGGATGTGGTTGACACACTGTATCAAATCTTAACTGGTGTTTCACCCCCACAATTAGACAAATCGTCTGTGAAGATGGATGGGGTTCTTGTCATGCAGGCATTGATCCATCGTCCCCGGGAACAAGTTTTTGAGACCCTCAATGTCATTTGCGAGCTTCTGCCTGGAGTTCCGGCCAGTCAAgcaagcgaagaagatggCGTGTTGAGCGCATATTTTGAAACTAATATGACACTCGGCTCCCACTCGCCCAAGACGAAGGAATCGGCCAAGAAGCGGCGGTCCCTGCTGATGGAATGTAAAACCCAGCTCAAGCGTTTCGCTATGATTTTGCTTCCCACGTTGACGGATGCCTTCTCGAGCACGGTCAATCTGGGCGTGCGGCAGAAGGTTCTCGTTGCGCAGCTCAAAATGCTCCACAACTTGGACATTGCGTTGATCGAGGAGGCCCTACGCACTGTTCCGTACGCATCATTCCTCGGAGCGATTCTTTCACAGAAGGATCACCCGTCCTTGGTATCGCTAGCCCTACGGTGTGCGGAACTTTTGTTCCAGCGGTTGGAGCATGTTTATCAGTATCAGTTCCACCGCGAGGGTGTTATCTCGGAAATTGTCAAGCTATCCGAAGAATCCCTCTCCACTGAGCGGAATAAGCAAATACAGGGATCGCCGTCTACGAGCACGATGGATGATGCTCGGTCGACAGACGGAGATGAAACCGCGGACGATAACCCCACGTCCGATATTGAAGGCCAAGAgggagatgaggatgaagacggTGATGACGACAACGAaaatgatgatgaggatgatgatcaGGATACCTATCCAGACGACGGCGACATCTCGGTGTCGGACAGTCTGGCCTTCGACACTAGGCTCTCTACGAAAATTGAAACTATGCTACAAGATCTCGTCGTCCGTGACGCCCGGGCCTTTGTCGAAATGTATGAAGCCAGTGAAGGCAAAGACATGCGGAACAAGGCTCTAGAGATCCTCGATCAGTTACAAGCCCTCGCTGCAGACATCAAAGCCTGCTACAAGGACACTGCTGGGGATCGTAACGGTCTCCCACTCTTCAAGAAGCTTGCGTCTTATTTCGACGGAGACGCCCTGGAAAGTATCACCAGTTCGGAATTACTCAATTCAGGTGTCATCAATGTGCTTCTGGATGTCTTTGGTGATTTCCAATCTCCGTCGACGCGCGAGGCTCGTACGGCTTTCCTGCAGGCTTTCATGGGAACGGCTATCTCAGAAAAGGCACAAAGCCAAAGCACTGCTACAACGCCGTTTAGTGTGCTAATCAATAAGCTACAAGACTTGCTCAGCCGGACTGAGCATTTCGAGGTGATGACGGTCAATCAGAACTCGCTTGAGAATTCGCGAAGCAACGCCATTCACATGCTCGGAAAGCAGATTAGGCTCAAACTCGTCGCTGACGAAGATTCCGATATCCCCCGCACCTACAAAAACATCATGGTGTCCATCCATGCCATCGCCACCTTCAAATCTCTCGACGACTTCCTTCATCCGAGAATCAGCTTAGCAGACCGCCCGCGCGCCTCTAACAGCCGCGACACACTTTTGTCCCAGCTTGCTAATGCTGCACGGCTTCGGGAGCAGCTCACTGGGAACAGTGATAAGTCAAGCGGAAGTGGCAATGAGTCTCCTCGTTCCTCATCCGCGGCCGCTCATCCATCATCGCGCCCGAATGGGCCCAGTGTTAATGATCCATCGTCTACTGAGGAACCCCAACGTGCGAAGCCCAGACGTTCCGGGAGACACCAGCAAGCCCaggacgatgaggaagaagcgCAACACAACGAGCCCCTCGAGTGTGCCGATGCGAGACAAGTGAGCGACGGGgaagatgacgaggatgatgatggcgaCGGTGCTGATGCGTTGAACGCCATTGTCGATGAtatggacgatgatgagcCTGAAAATCACGGCCATGATCCATCCGCAGTCAACATGGAGGTGGCATCCACAGGCAAGGTTACGGCGCGGAAAGAGGACGGAACCCGTGTTTCCACTCCATCTCAATCCACGCCTGTGTCCAAGTCGTCATCATCTCGTCCTGCACAGACCTCGACTGGCAATTCCTTAGCCACGACCGGTCGCCCGTCTTCTTACGCTGCTGCTATTGCCTCCCCGTCCCAGGACTGGCACATTGAGTTCAGCATTGACGGGAAGCCGCTATCAAATGAGACGACTATCTACCGCGCTGTCCACCACGACCGTGAAAACGTGGATGTTAGCTCAAGAAATGTTTGGTCGGCTATTCACACGATCAAGTTCAAGCGGGTTCCCGGACCACCACCCCCAGAGCCGTCAACCGCTGCTTCGGGCTTGACTGAGTCTACTGTGGCAGACAACGAAATGCCCCGGTCACTCAACAAGGATCCCACGACAGCCTCGATCCTTCGACTACTCGGATCCTTGCATGAAATGAACGCCACGCTGGATGATATTCTGGCTGAGATCAAGGACCTCATGGCAATCAAACCTGAGCCACTGGCACAGTTCATCAACACAAAACTCACGGCGAAGCTGAACCGGCAACTGGAGGAACCTCTGATCGTGGCGAGCAGCTGCCTTCCCACCTGGAGCGAAGATCTAGCTCGTCTATTCCCGTTCTTGTTCCCGTTTGAGACACGGCATCTCTTCCTTCAATCCACAGCGTTCGGCTACTCGCGCGCGATGCTGAGGTGGCATAACTCGCATGGGGACGACAATCGTCATGATCGGCCAGACGACCGGCCATTCCTGGGCCGACTTCAGCGACAGAAGGTGCGGATTTCGCGCTCTCGGATTCTCGAGTCTGCTATGAAGGTTATGGAGCTGTACGGCTCTTCGCCTAGTATTCTCGAAATCGAGTACTTCGAGGAGGTTGGCACCGGATTGGGTCCTACGTTGGAGTTCTACTCTACGATCTCGAAGGAGTTCTCCAAGAAGAAGCTCAAGATGTGGCGGGAGAATGATTGCAACCACGACGATGAATACGCTTTCGGCAAGCGTGGCTTGTTCCCTGCGCCCATGAGCGATGCGCAGGCATCCCAAGAGTCCGGCAAGAAACAGCTTCAGCTTTTCAAAATCCTCGGTAAATTTGTTGCCCGTTCGATGCTCGATTCGAGAATCATCGATGTCTTCTTCAATTCGGCGTTCTTCCGAATTGCGGACAGCTCATCGTCGGTGGCGCCCTCGCTTGGTACTGTGAAGGCTGTTGATCATGACCTTGCCAACTCTCTGATGCTCTTGAAACGCTTTGCAAGTGCCAAAAAGGCTGTTGAGGACAACAAGGATCTGTCAGCCTCAGACAAGGCTCAAGCCCTGCAACAAGTGGAGGTCGATGGCGTCAAGGTGGATGACCTGGGCTTGGATTTCACCCTGCCCGGTTACCCATCCATCGATTTGATCGAGGACGGGTCCAACACTTTGGTGACGATTGAGAATGTTGATCTTTATGTGGACCGGGTTGTCGACATGACGCTGGGATCTGGTGTCCGTCGTCAAGTGGAAGCCTTCCGGTCTGGATTCTCGCAAGTATTCGCCTACTCGTCGCTCAAGACCTTCACTCCGAGCGAGTTGGTGATTTTGTTCGGTCAATCGGAGGAAGATTGGTCGATTGAGACTCTCATGGACTCAATCAAGGCGGACCATGGCTTCAACATGGACAGTCGGAGTGTACGGAACCTGCTGCAAACGATGAGTGAGTTTAATTTGCAACAACGACGGGACTTTTTGCAGTTTGTCACTGGAAGTCCAAAGCTTCCGATTGGCG GTTTCAAGAGTTTGACACCGATTTTCACGGTTGTCTGCCGTCCCAGTGAGCCTCCGTACACGCCCGACGACTATCTTCCCAGTGTTATGACCTGTGTCAACTACCTCAAGCTGCCCGACTACAGCAGTCTGGATGTCCTCCGGGAGCGACTCTCCGTCGCGATCAAGGAAGGACAAGGTGCATTCCATCTTTCTTGA
- a CDS encoding Rcat domain-containing protein (COG:O;~EggNog:ENOG410QE9I;~InterPro:IPR031127,IPR044066;~go_function: GO:0004842 - ubiquitin-protein transferase activity [Evidence IEA];~go_process: GO:0016567 - protein ubiquitination [Evidence IEA]): MENMDEASQATIITLLLRDTEDIFDASVDTHVYSDLQLALSLWQEEIDNYANVAEDRKIAERIASAPRRGRGNRTVVRGRDDERVTASWHRLAAGKEVDLLGYDPPAQAQAKSSEKSVTPQKQPELEPEPEHERERDRDPPKPNPLRCISCSGMVAPDTAIKTPCSHHHCRTCVLELVQLSLDSETIFAPQCCHTEIPLTLLQPIFDSEPDIERQFDEKVTYHNDSNRTYCSNSTCARYLGPNTKSPGTNMRYCVGCLRWTCVTCQKTHVPWMGCQFGDEEVLQWVKQWNWQQCLQCKHWVELEAGCNHVVCRCGNGFCYECGAKWKSCDCELHRYFGRV; encoded by the exons ATGGAAAACATGGATGAAGCCAGTCAAGCAACAATTATTACACTCCTCCTTCGTGACACGGAAGACATCTTTGACGCAAGCGTAGACACTCATGTGTACTCGGATCTTCAGCTAGCCCTGAGTCTCTGGCAGGAGGAAATTGACAACTACGCCAATGTTGCAGAAGATCGCAAGATAGCGGAGCGCATCGCCAGCGCACCTAGACGAGGTAGAGGAAATCGGACAGTTGTCCGTGGTAGAGACGACGAACGCGTTACTGCATCCTGGCATCGTTTGGCAGCGGGGAAAGAGGTAGACTTGCTTG GATACGACCCGCCAGCCCAGGCTCAAGCTAAAAGCTCCGAAAAGAGTGTCACACCTCAAAAACAACCTGAACTTGAGCCCGAACCCGAACATGAACGTGAACGTGACCGTGACCCCCCTAAACCCAATCCTCTCAGATGCATCTCGTGCTCAGGGATGGTAGCGCCAGACACAGCAATCAAAACCCCCTGCTCCCACCACCACTGCCGTACATGTGTGCTAGAGCTTGTCCAACTTTCACTCGACAGCGAAACGATATTTGCACCGCAATGTTGCCACACTGAAATTCCCTTGACTCTGCTACAACCCATCTTCGATTCTGAGCCGGACATCGAAAGGCAATTTGACGAGAAAGTGACTTACCATAATGATTCGAACCGGACGTACTGCTCCAACTCGACGTGCGCGCGGTATCTCGGTCCCAACACAAAATCCCCGGGCACAAATATGAGATACTGCGTGGGTTGCTTGCGCTGGACCTGTGTGACTTGTCAAAAGACCCATGTGCCGTGGATGGGGTGCCAGTTTGGCGATGAGGAAGTCTTGCAGTGGGTGAAGCAATGGAACTGGCAGCAATGTTTGCAATGTAAGCACTGGGTTGAACTTGAGGCGGGTTGCAACCATGTTGT TTGCCGCTGTGGGAACGGATTCTGTTACGAATGCGGTGCGAAGTGGAAGAGCTGCGATTGCGAGTTGCATCGCTATTTTGGCCGTGTTTAG
- a CDS encoding nicotinamide/nicotinic acid mononucleotide adenylyltransferase (COG:H;~EggNog:ENOG410PF81;~InterPro:IPR004821,IPR005248,IPR014729;~PFAM:PF01467;~go_function: GO:0003824 - catalytic activity [Evidence IEA];~go_function: GO:0016779 - nucleotidyltransferase activity [Evidence IEA];~go_process: GO:0009058 - biosynthetic process [Evidence IEA];~go_process: GO:0009435 - NAD biosynthetic process [Evidence IEA]), giving the protein MTQSDQARPIPNNPSDDYAFPEIRLKTKMDDPEKTPLLLVACGSFSPITYLHLRMFEMAADYVKFSTDFEIIGGYLSPVSDAYRKAGLANAEDRIAMCQLAVDQTSDWLMVDTWEPLQKEYQPTAVVLDHIDYEINTVRQGVEAGDGTRKPVRVALLAGADLVHTMSTPGVWSEKDLDHILGKYGSFIVERSGTDIDEALAALQPWKDNIYVIQQLIQNDVSSTKIRLFLRREMSVRYLIPVPVIHYIEQHHLYEDEGSTGVSDKGKAKQDISGSA; this is encoded by the exons ATGACGCAGAGCGACCAGGCTCGCCCCATCCCCAATAACCCTTCAGACGACTATGCCTTTCCCGAAATCCGACTGAAGACCAAGATGGACGACCCGGAGAAGAcaccgctgctgctggtcgCTTGTGGTTCTTTCTCGCCCATTACCTATTTGCATCTGCGCATGTTCGAGATGGCTGCCGATTACGTCAAGTTCAGCACCGACTTTGAGATAATCGGGGGATATTTGTCGCCGGTGTCGGATGCCTATCGCAAGGCTGGTCTGGCCAATGCTGAGGATCG TATTGCCATGTGCCAACTCGCCGTGGACCAGACTTCCGACTGGCTGATGGTGGACACCTGGGAGCCTCTGCAGAAGGAATACCAACCGACCGCTGTGGTGTTGGACCATAttgactatgagatcaacaCTGTGCGACAGGGTGTCGAGGCTGGCGATGGTACTCGCAAGCCCGTTCGCGTCGCTCTCTTGGCCGGTGCCGACCTGGTTCATACCATGTCGACCCCTGGTGTGTGGAGTGAGAAGGATTTGGATCACATTCTGGGCAAATACGGG TCCTTCATCGTCGAGCGCAGCGGAACCGACATCGACGAAGCCCTCGCAGCCCTTCAACCATGGAAAGACAACATATATGTCATTCAACAACTTATCCAGAACGACGTCAGCAGTACAAAGATCCGACTGTTCCTGCGACGTGAGATGAGCGTCCGCTACCTGATCCCAGTCCCGGTCATCCACTACATCGAACAACACCACCTCTACGAAGACGAAGGTTCGACCGGTGTCTCTGACAAAGGCAAGGCCAAGCAAGACATCAGTGGCTCAGCATGA
- a CDS encoding PaaI family thioesterase (COG:S;~EggNog:ENOG410Q2YC;~InterPro:IPR029069,IPR006683;~PFAM:PF03061), with the protein MSWLTKTISSLAKRPSSVLRPITRQSLPQLQHQQRTYHLTQSRPVHPSSSPSAQQSTTTTVLHEDHLTNPNFPTPTSTENEQTHIDTLISSLTLVQSLRNNPSYKESRPHHSMDPSLRSMHFVAGSLAGKNKVTVAPFMWMSNPSSRSPSKPSSPSASTDKEELAGSHLYSIFHIGAHLCGHPGYVHGGLLSVMFDEAFARCVSTSFRSGSGMTANLNVDFRKPALPGRLYVLEAGTVRVEGRKAWVEGRLVCLPEIGNGEEGEGVMVAEARALFVEPKFAESMIPLYRG; encoded by the exons ATGTCCTGGCTCACCAAAACCATATCCTCACTCGCCAAACGACCCTCATCCGTCCTCCGACCTATTACCCGACAAAGTCTTCCTCAACTGCAACACCAACAACGAACCTACCACCTCACCCAATCTCGCCCCGTccacccctcctcctccccctccgccCAACAATCAACAACTACAACCGTCCTGCACGAAGACCACCTCACGAACCCCAACTTCCCAACCCCGACAAGCACAGAAAATGAGCAAACCCACATCGACACCCTAATCTCATCTCTGACCCTCGTCCAATCCCTCCGCAACAACCCCTCCTACAAAGAATCCCGCCCCCACCACTCCATGGATCCATCCCTCCGCTCAATGCATTTCGTCGCCGGTTCGCTAGCGGGGAAGAACAAGGTTACCGTTGCGCCGTTTATGTGGATGTCCAACCCTTCCTCTCGCTCTCCCTCTAAACCCTCTTCGCCTTCGGCGAGCACCGACAAAGAGGAACTAGCAGGAAGCCACCTCTACTCGATCTTCCACATAGGGGCGCACCTCTGCGGACACCCGGGGTACGTGCACGGCGGGTTGTTGTCGGTGATGTTCGACGAGGCGTTTGCGCGGTGCGTGTCGACGTCGTTTCGCAGTGGGTCGGGAATGACGGCGAATCTGAATGTGGATTTCCGGAAGCCGGCGCTGCCGGGGAGGTTGTATGTGCTTGAGGCAGGGACTGTAAGGGTTGAGGGGAGGAAGGCGTGGGTTGAGGGGCGATTGGTTTGTTTGCCGGAAATTGGGAacggggaggagggggagggggtgATGGTTGCGGAGGCGAGGGCTTTATTTGTTGAGCCTAAGTTTGCGGAG TCGATGATTCCGTTGTATAGAGGTTGA